A genomic segment from Acuticoccus sediminis encodes:
- the pyrB gene encoding aspartate carbamoyltransferase, which yields MDAFTIAEPPETPLRHVLTSSQFDRRFLNYLCQLTNTIRRFDKSREGLAYLGSLLSHKRAMLYFTQPSTRTFLSFHSACHILGITASEIRDSATSSERKGESVEDSLRTFSSYVDLIIMRSPIPGLCDRTAQLLDATPRPVPIINAGSGPDEHPTQALLDIYTLTRSLRMRGGIDGKTICMVGDLRRGRTVRSLARLLANYEGVRIIFSSPPAFRIAQDLRTDLAAAGVAFEETDAFLPAIAEADAVYMTRIQDEYDVGDESGALDYSKYHLRAEHLPSLRDDCVIMHPLPRRDELDPEIDHDPRAKYWRQERNGMWVRAAVLTMLFGVDDRIQLPEL from the coding sequence ATGGACGCCTTCACCATCGCCGAGCCACCCGAGACACCTCTGCGACATGTGCTGACATCCAGTCAGTTCGACAGGCGGTTCCTCAATTACCTCTGCCAATTGACGAACACGATCCGCCGGTTCGACAAGAGCCGGGAGGGCCTCGCCTACCTCGGGTCGCTGCTCTCGCACAAACGCGCGATGCTGTACTTCACGCAGCCCTCGACGCGCACCTTCCTCTCGTTCCACTCCGCCTGCCACATCCTCGGCATCACCGCCTCGGAGATCCGCGACTCGGCAACCTCGTCGGAGCGCAAGGGCGAGAGCGTCGAGGACTCGCTGCGGACCTTCTCGTCCTACGTCGACCTCATCATCATGCGCTCGCCCATCCCGGGCCTGTGCGACCGGACGGCCCAGCTTCTCGACGCGACGCCGCGCCCGGTGCCGATCATCAACGCCGGCTCGGGCCCCGACGAGCATCCGACGCAGGCCCTCCTCGACATCTACACCCTCACCCGATCGCTGCGGATGCGCGGCGGGATCGACGGCAAGACGATCTGCATGGTCGGCGACCTGCGCCGCGGCCGCACGGTCCGCTCCCTCGCCCGGCTGCTCGCGAACTACGAGGGTGTGCGGATCATCTTCTCCTCCCCGCCCGCCTTCCGGATCGCCCAGGACCTGCGCACCGACCTTGCCGCCGCGGGTGTCGCGTTCGAGGAGACCGACGCCTTCCTCCCGGCGATCGCCGAGGCGGATGCCGTCTACATGACGCGGATCCAGGACGAGTACGACGTCGGCGACGAGTCCGGCGCGCTCGACTACTCGAAGTACCACCTGCGCGCCGAGCACCTGCCGAGCCTGCGGGACGACTGCGTGATCATGCACCCGCTGCCCCGCCGCGACGAGCTGGACCCGGAGATCGACCACGACCCGCGCGCCAAGTACTGGCGGCAGGAGCGCAACGGCATGTGGGTCCGCGCGGCGGTGCTGACGATGCTGTTCGGCGTCGACGATCGCATCCAGCTTCCGGAACTCTGA
- a CDS encoding histone deacetylase family protein: MLPVVHNPRYQAVFPPGHRFPMGKYGAVARVLADLGFGPFYEPAPAPAEWIALAHDRAYVDQVLSADVPAKVAREIGFPMTDSVALRARTASAGTTLTARLALEHGIACNTAGGSHHARREQGAGFCVFNDVAVAIRVLQADRAIGRALVFDCDVHQGDGTAWIFERDPAVSTVSIHGEHNYPVRKAPSTLDVPLPDGTEDEAYLAVLDETLEAALAMPADIVFYNAGVDPHRDDRLGRLALTDRGLAERDRRVIAAVQRRGLPFVGVLGGGYMTDVETLARRHAILHLMAREAMGVST; this comes from the coding sequence TTGCTTCCCGTCGTCCACAATCCCCGCTACCAGGCCGTCTTCCCCCCGGGACACCGCTTCCCGATGGGCAAGTACGGCGCCGTGGCGCGCGTCCTCGCCGACCTCGGCTTCGGCCCGTTCTACGAACCGGCCCCCGCGCCGGCCGAGTGGATCGCCCTCGCCCACGACCGCGCCTACGTCGACCAGGTCCTTTCCGCCGACGTGCCGGCGAAGGTCGCCCGCGAGATCGGCTTTCCCATGACCGACAGCGTCGCCCTTCGTGCCCGCACCGCGTCCGCCGGGACCACGCTCACCGCCCGCCTCGCCCTCGAGCACGGCATCGCCTGCAACACTGCCGGCGGCAGCCATCACGCACGGCGCGAGCAGGGCGCGGGCTTCTGCGTCTTCAACGACGTTGCCGTGGCGATCCGCGTCCTGCAGGCGGACCGCGCCATCGGCCGCGCGCTGGTGTTCGACTGCGACGTCCACCAGGGCGACGGAACCGCCTGGATCTTCGAGCGCGACCCGGCCGTCTCCACGGTCTCGATCCATGGCGAGCACAACTACCCCGTCCGCAAGGCGCCTTCGACGCTCGACGTCCCGCTTCCCGACGGGACGGAGGACGAGGCCTACCTCGCCGTGCTCGACGAGACCTTGGAAGCCGCGCTCGCCATGCCGGCCGACATCGTCTTCTACAACGCCGGCGTCGACCCGCACCGCGACGACCGCCTCGGCCGCCTCGCGCTGACGGACCGCGGCCTCGCCGAGCGCGACCGCCGCGTCATCGCCGCGGTGCAGCGGCGCGGGCTGCCGTTCGTCGGCGTCCTCGGCGGCGGCTACATGACCGACGTGGAGACGCTGGCCCGCCGCCACGCGATCCTCCACCTCATGGCCCGCGAGGCGATGGGCGTGAGCACATAG
- a CDS encoding DUF1328 domain-containing protein → MDFLTWAIIFAVIAVIAGVFGFTGIAAGAATVARILFFIFVVIAVIFLILMLVGGAAVAAPAALAAVAAAPAVLV, encoded by the coding sequence ATGGACTTCCTGACCTGGGCTATCATCTTCGCGGTGATCGCGGTCATCGCCGGCGTGTTCGGCTTCACCGGGATCGCAGCGGGCGCGGCGACCGTCGCGCGTATCCTCTTCTTCATCTTCGTGGTCATCGCGGTGATCTTCCTGATCCTCATGCTGGTGGGCGGTGCGGCCGTCGCCGCCCCCGCCGCACTCGCGGCCGTCGCGGCAGCGCCCGCCGTCCTCGTCTAG
- a CDS encoding DUF5818 domain-containing protein codes for MTKTLTGAALMALMTLLATTAVQAQTSSDTTVPTVASDGTPTNPADESTVTTTIPTVDDPGTPPAEGPKLTLEGRIGPGDECPVIHTKEGKVYALEGNIDATDDGAYVRLTGTIDPSANFCLESKEVILVETLEHIKK; via the coding sequence ATGACGAAGACACTGACGGGCGCCGCGTTGATGGCGCTCATGACCCTCCTGGCGACCACGGCGGTACAGGCACAGACGTCGAGCGACACGACCGTGCCGACCGTCGCGTCGGACGGGACGCCGACCAATCCGGCGGACGAGTCGACGGTGACGACGACGATCCCCACCGTGGACGATCCCGGCACGCCGCCGGCCGAGGGGCCGAAGCTGACGCTGGAAGGGCGGATCGGTCCGGGCGACGAGTGCCCGGTGATCCACACCAAGGAGGGGAAGGTCTACGCGCTCGAGGGCAACATCGACGCGACCGACGACGGCGCCTACGTGCGCCTGACCGGCACCATCGACCCGTCGGCCAACTTCTGCCTCGAGAGCAAGGAAGTCATCCTTGTCGAGACGCTCGAGCACATCAAGAAATAA